The window TCCCCATGGCTCATAATAACTAGGAAAAACCCCTAAATGGCAGGCACGTACAAAATCGTCATACTCCATCCCAAATAATGGGTTAGTAGAGGAAATAAAATCTGGATGATAAACTACTTTTACTTTATCAGATTCCTTGTTCACTAAATCTGAACTACGCAGAAAATTTAATATTGCATCCTTTTCATCATCCACCAAATTATGCGTCACAACGGGAGGCAACCCACCTGATTTCCAAGTTTGAATTGTCCTTCTATGTCTTAGTTTCCAATAATCATCCACTAAATCATTCAGGTTTGGAAGCTTATGGTCACCTGTACTTGCCGCAGCCTGTCGGTATAGCCTATTCTTAATTTGTTCTACGATAGCGTTAGAATTTGTGTTTATTTTATCCAGCATAGCCCTGGCATTCAATACTTCAGGGTTTATTGAAGTTATAGGCTGCTTAGTAATAAAAAACATAACGACAGTCAATGGGGACTTAGCCTCTTTGAGACGATGATTTAAGCGCGCCAAAGCTTCAAGAGTTAAATCATAGCCTTTATTTGAATACTCAAACCTACCCGATGTAAAAAAGTAAAGGGTTTTATTTAAGTCGAAAGAATAGCTCTTAAAAAAGTGTCCCATTATAAACTGCTCCAGTAATTGCTTATACTTATGATGCAAATTCTGTACTTCATGCAACACGGAAAAACGCTCAATGTTTAAACCGTTAGGAAGAATTTTATCCGGATTTCGTCCTAACAAATGAAAGCACTCCTTACCTGTCACCTCACTTACAGTAGTAAACACATGGGCTCCATGAACACAGGCTCGCTCTAATTTTACATTAGCTTCCACATTAAAATGAACCGCTTCTTTATGCCAATCTAAAAATGGAAGATGATCATAAAAGTTTGGATCATTCATTGCTAAATATCTACCTAATAAGGTAGCATGCGTTGTAAATACGGTTTGTAATGGAACTTGATCTTTTCTTAAGTTTGGAATCGCTGACCCTGCCATCCACTCGTGAAAATGAGCTAAAGGTTTGATTTTTTTATCTAAGGCCACTCGTGTTAATTCAGATAAGAATATGTGAACCATATAACCAAAAGCAAGCACTTCATCCATCAAAGGATCATAATTTTTAAAATCAATACCATGATTTTGCCAGTAATAATACTTGATATTTCCTAGTTCATGAAATACAGATTTGTGATCGAATAAAAGTGTTTGGGGCCTGCCCGAAACCAACCAATAACCAGATTTAATATTTAATCCCTTTTGTCTACAAACTTCCAGCGCCTCATCAATAACAGCATGTCCAAAAGCAGCCTCTTCAAAATCAGTAGCCGCTTCTTTTGGAGCATATGGCCCTAACAACAAATAATTATTGCCCCAATTTTTAACCATTGTAGGGACTTTTGACCTAATAACAGTGTAAATTCCTCCAACTTGATTACATACCTCCCAGGCTATTTCAGTCAAAATGTGTTGACTGTTGTCAATGCTATTATTTTCTTTCATTATATGAGATTTTCCATAGAATAAACCAGATTTATCAATTTATAAGAATAATCTGAAATAAAGATGGAATAGCTAAAAAAACAGTAATTAAGGGTTTAATTATTGCATCCTTATTTATAAAACTTAATTTATAAAAAAATAAGCAAAATACTTAGTGTAAAAATTACAATAAGTAGTTAATTTGTATCAAATATTAGCTCTAAAAAGCTAAATACTAATACATTAATATGGAAGAGCAAAAAGATACCGCCCAAGAGTCTACTAAGGATTTTGAAGGCAACTACATAGAAAAATTTCAGGAGAAACAAGAGGAAGAATATTATCCTGGTGGGATAATTAGCTGGAAGCAAAAGAAAGGAAAACTTAGAATATATGCACAGCATTCCACAATGGAAATATCCATTATCAGTCCAAAAATTCTAAAGTTTAGATACGCTAACGATGGCTACTTCGAGGATGATTTTTCCTATGCAATCGATCCTGAATTTGAAGTTGAAAACAATCACTATGATTTTGAAGCTCAGGATAAATGTTTATTGATTAAAACCGAAGTATTAAAATGCTTTATTGATAAATCAGACGCTACTATAAAGATTTTAGACCAGAATGATAAAGTTTTAGTAGAAGACGAAAAAGGCTATCATTGGAAGGAAGAAAAAAGATTTGGCGGACATGTTGTGATTTCTACTTTAAAATCTGCTAAGAACAAAAAATATTATGGCTTAGGGGATAAAACAGGGCGATTAAATCTAAATGGTACCAGACGGGAATTATGGGGAACTGATTGCTATGGATATGGAAATGATACTGATCCTGTCTATAAAAACATTCCCTTTTTTATGGGCTTGACTGATGGACAGGGATATGGTATTTTTTTGGATAACTCATTTAGAACTTTCTTCGATTTTGGACATGAAAGAGAAGAAGCTTTAAGCTTCTGGGCACAAGGCGGTGAAATGAGATACTATTTTATCTATGGCCCGCAATTAGAACACGTAGTGCAGCAATACACTACCTTAACAGGTAAATCTCCCCTACCTCCTAAATGGGCATTAGGCTATCATCAAAGTA is drawn from Marivirga arenosa and contains these coding sequences:
- a CDS encoding glycosyltransferase gives rise to the protein MKENNSIDNSQHILTEIAWEVCNQVGGIYTVIRSKVPTMVKNWGNNYLLLGPYAPKEAATDFEEAAFGHAVIDEALEVCRQKGLNIKSGYWLVSGRPQTLLFDHKSVFHELGNIKYYYWQNHGIDFKNYDPLMDEVLAFGYMVHIFLSELTRVALDKKIKPLAHFHEWMAGSAIPNLRKDQVPLQTVFTTHATLLGRYLAMNDPNFYDHLPFLDWHKEAVHFNVEANVKLERACVHGAHVFTTVSEVTGKECFHLLGRNPDKILPNGLNIERFSVLHEVQNLHHKYKQLLEQFIMGHFFKSYSFDLNKTLYFFTSGRFEYSNKGYDLTLEALARLNHRLKEAKSPLTVVMFFITKQPITSINPEVLNARAMLDKINTNSNAIVEQIKNRLYRQAAASTGDHKLPNLNDLVDDYWKLRHRRTIQTWKSGGLPPVVTHNLVDDEKDAILNFLRSSDLVNKESDKVKVVYHPDFISSTNPLFGMEYDDFVRACHLGVFPSYYEPWGYTPLESLARGVASVTSDLSGFGDYMKNVEIGDRKHGMFIVKRANKSFDEAAEELTNVMWDFTQITSRERIDMRNRSEDLSEFFDWKNLYEAYEKSYKMALETYF